The Pedobacter roseus genome contains a region encoding:
- a CDS encoding inositol monophosphatase family protein — MQKEIVVPVIIEAVRKAGNLFLQDYKKNTIPTDKTDLLRQLKTIDERCLKLLEDEINPYYPEIPFLGEEFDFEGQASAINTDDYWLCDFMDGAIQYLQHINGWTINLVLIRNGQPNFSVIFDPIANEMFWAMPGKGAFMNGKSIKPGTKKDSSIMVAVFEYGHQENGIKALNEKTGTAVTRLLDHFGVVRNYGPHGLQLAYVGAGRIDVFYQEGQDAYNWLAGMLIAKEAGADVLTTDGKQWTWGDDSLLVTSPGTANLLFETIADQQNDPS; from the coding sequence ATGCAAAAAGAAATCGTAGTCCCCGTGATTATAGAAGCGGTAAGAAAAGCAGGTAACCTGTTTCTTCAGGACTATAAAAAGAATACCATACCCACAGATAAAACCGACCTTTTAAGGCAATTAAAAACCATAGATGAGCGTTGCCTTAAATTATTGGAAGATGAAATTAATCCATACTATCCTGAAATCCCTTTTTTAGGAGAAGAATTTGATTTTGAGGGACAGGCAAGCGCCATTAATACGGATGACTATTGGTTGTGTGATTTTATGGATGGTGCCATTCAATATCTTCAACACATCAATGGCTGGACGATCAATCTGGTTTTGATCCGCAATGGACAGCCTAACTTTTCAGTCATTTTTGATCCCATTGCCAACGAAATGTTTTGGGCCATGCCAGGTAAGGGTGCTTTTATGAATGGCAAAAGCATAAAACCAGGTACTAAAAAAGACAGCAGCATTATGGTCGCCGTATTTGAATATGGTCATCAGGAGAATGGCATCAAAGCGCTTAATGAGAAAACCGGTACAGCTGTAACGCGATTGTTAGATCATTTTGGAGTGGTGCGTAATTACGGACCACATGGATTGCAACTTGCTTACGTGGGAGCAGGGAGAATTGATGTTTTTTATCAGGAAGGGCAGGATGCCTATAATTGGCTGGCTGGAATGCTGATTGCGAAAGAAGCTGGCGCAGATGTATTAACTACTGATGGTAAACAATGGACCTGGGGCGACGACAGCCTATTAGTCACTTCACCCGGAACGGCAAATTTATTATTCGAAACCATTGCTGACCAACAAAACGATCCATCATGA
- a CDS encoding NAD(P)-dependent oxidoreductase — MNITVIGASAGIGLLAVEKALESGHDVIALSRNTDALPDHPRLKKINGSSTSKETLLKATQHTDAIVITIGTKQKKGTTLFSDTANALVGISGHLRADIPILWVSGFGVGNSKPFLNFFMKMVICLFLRDQYEDKTRMEKIMEESKLKWEFIRPGILTDGPESDYEVITSLFKSMKVGKISRKDVAGLLIKEAEQPTMLFHYPVPVSRK, encoded by the coding sequence ATGAATATAACAGTTATAGGTGCATCAGCAGGAATTGGATTGCTTGCTGTTGAAAAAGCATTAGAGAGCGGTCATGATGTTATTGCATTATCGAGAAATACAGACGCTTTACCTGATCATCCAAGGCTTAAAAAGATCAACGGTAGTTCCACATCCAAAGAAACCCTGCTTAAGGCAACGCAACATACTGATGCCATCGTAATTACCATTGGTACAAAACAGAAAAAGGGCACCACACTTTTCTCTGATACGGCTAATGCTTTGGTAGGAATAAGCGGGCACCTGCGAGCAGATATCCCCATACTTTGGGTATCGGGTTTTGGCGTTGGCAACAGTAAACCCTTTCTTAATTTTTTTATGAAAATGGTGATCTGCTTGTTCCTCAGAGATCAGTATGAAGATAAAACCAGGATGGAAAAAATCATGGAAGAAAGTAAATTGAAATGGGAGTTTATCAGGCCCGGAATCCTGACTGATGGCCCTGAAAGTGATTATGAAGTGATCACTTCGCTTTTCAAATCGATGAAAGTTGGTAAAATATCAAGAAAGGATGTAGCCGGATTACTGATCAAAGAAGCAGAACAACCCACCATGCTTTTTCATTATCCGGTACCTGTAAGCAGGAAATAG
- a CDS encoding helix-turn-helix domain-containing protein: MNNNPLYRFSSITEYHRAAGLPKPAHPLISLVHMDELTRPLDEGSFSLIYDFYSISMKRVKNAKFKYGQQASDFDEGVLFFMSPGQVFGMEIEKGVARHPPEGWMILIHPDFLWNTPLAKTIKQYEFFNYSVYEALYLSDKEETMLSAIAGNIEQEYHANIDLFSQSVIIAQLELLLTYSERYYQRQFITRKMINHEILTKLEDLLAGYFDSGMLAEKGLPSVSYIAENLNISPGYLSGLLKSLTGQNTQQHLHNKLIELAKEKLSTTNLSVSEIAYELGFEHLQSFSKLFKTKTNLSPLEFRHSFN, from the coding sequence ATGAACAATAATCCGCTTTACCGTTTCAGTAGCATTACCGAATATCACCGCGCTGCAGGATTGCCTAAACCCGCACACCCGTTAATTAGCCTGGTGCACATGGATGAGCTAACCAGACCATTAGACGAAGGCTCGTTCAGTCTGATTTACGATTTTTATTCCATCTCGATGAAAAGGGTGAAGAATGCCAAATTTAAATATGGGCAGCAGGCCAGTGATTTTGATGAAGGTGTACTGTTCTTTATGTCGCCAGGCCAGGTATTCGGGATGGAAATTGAAAAAGGTGTAGCGCGCCACCCTCCCGAAGGTTGGATGATATTGATCCATCCCGATTTTTTATGGAATACTCCGCTGGCGAAAACCATAAAACAATACGAATTTTTCAATTATTCGGTATATGAGGCACTCTACCTATCCGATAAGGAAGAAACAATGCTGAGCGCTATTGCAGGGAATATCGAACAAGAATATCACGCTAATATCGACCTGTTTAGTCAGAGTGTGATTATTGCCCAGTTAGAACTGCTGCTCACCTATTCAGAAAGGTATTACCAGCGCCAGTTCATTACCCGTAAAATGATCAACCACGAAATATTAACCAAACTGGAAGATTTGCTTGCAGGTTATTTTGATAGCGGTATGCTTGCCGAAAAAGGCCTGCCCAGCGTGAGTTATATTGCCGAAAACCTGAATATTTCTCCAGGTTACCTCAGTGGCTTGCTCAAATCGCTAACCGGACAAAATACCCAGCAGCACCTCCACAATAAACTGATCGAACTGGCGAAAGAAAAACTCTCTACCACGAATTTATCGGTGAGTGAAATTGCCTACGAGTTGGGTTTCGAGCACCTTCAATCCTTTAGTAAACTGTTTAAAACCAAAACCAATCTTTCGCCATTGGAGTTCCGTCATTCTTTTAATTAG
- a CDS encoding NAD(P)H-binding protein translates to MKIVVTGSLGNISKPLTEMLIARGHAVTVVSSDAKKQADIESLGATAAIGSIADVAFLSSTFKGADAVYTMIPLSFTEPDLGDYMHRMALNYKQALKEANTKRVVLLSGWAADLVKAENVEYLFDGLEASITIMRPGAFYTNFYQSMDLIKGKGLTGKFLTLRYSGLGTLLSGKTGLLMGNYGGDDRIVFVSPKDIAAAVAEEVLLLPEGKTIRYVGSEEMTCNEAAKIIGTAIGKPWLKWILLSDKEMLQGLKMAKLPEKLAETLVEMQAAMHSGKTLENFHRNHPKMGKVKLADFAKEFAEAYHKK, encoded by the coding sequence ATGAAAATAGTTGTAACCGGTTCCTTAGGGAACATCAGCAAGCCTTTAACTGAAATGTTAATTGCCCGGGGCCATGCGGTAACCGTGGTGAGCAGTGATGCGAAAAAACAGGCCGATATTGAAAGCTTAGGCGCTACAGCTGCTATTGGTTCAATTGCCGATGTTGCCTTTTTATCCAGCACTTTTAAAGGTGCAGATGCTGTTTATACCATGATTCCGCTCAGTTTTACGGAGCCAGACCTGGGCGATTATATGCACCGCATGGCTTTAAATTATAAGCAGGCCCTTAAAGAAGCCAATACCAAACGAGTAGTGTTACTAAGTGGTTGGGCGGCAGACCTGGTTAAGGCTGAAAATGTAGAATACCTGTTTGATGGTCTGGAAGCTTCCATTACCATCATGCGACCGGGAGCCTTTTATACCAATTTTTACCAATCGATGGATTTGATTAAAGGAAAAGGTTTGACCGGAAAATTCCTGACCTTGCGTTATTCGGGCCTTGGGACTTTGCTTAGCGGAAAAACAGGACTTTTAATGGGGAATTATGGCGGAGATGACCGGATTGTTTTTGTATCGCCAAAGGATATTGCGGCGGCTGTTGCAGAAGAAGTGTTATTATTGCCCGAAGGGAAAACCATCCGTTATGTGGGTAGCGAAGAAATGACCTGTAATGAAGCTGCAAAAATTATTGGTACTGCCATAGGAAAACCTTGGTTAAAATGGATATTGCTATCTGACAAGGAAATGTTACAAGGCTTAAAGATGGCCAAATTACCAGAAAAACTGGCCGAAACTTTAGTAGAAATGCAGGCCGCCATGCACAGTGGTAAAACCCTGGAGAACTTCCATCGAAACCATCCAAAAATGGGTAAAGTAAAACTCGCTGATTTTGCAAAAGAGTTTGCCGAAGCTTATCATAAAAAATAA
- a CDS encoding SDR family oxidoreductase, with translation MRVFVTGATGFVGTAIVQELINNGHQVLGLARSETSAQKLIDAGAEVHRGDLEDLDSLRSGAAAADGVIHAGFIHDFTRFAEVCKVDQTAIATIGEVLASANRPLIVTSGTALVSPGKLATEDTRSPYNPAWPRASEQAADSVAKLGVRTAAIRLSPSVHGEDDKHGFIPILVNIAREKGISAYIGDGLNRWNAVHRLDAARLYRLALENITAGTCFHAAAEEAITVKAIAGAIGKQLNIPVVSITPEAAAEHFGWFSQMAAIDCPASSKWTQEQLKWQPAQATLLTDIENGIYTQNKP, from the coding sequence ATGCGCGTATTTGTTACAGGAGCCACAGGCTTCGTAGGTACTGCCATTGTGCAGGAATTAATTAACAACGGCCATCAGGTATTGGGATTGGCCCGCTCGGAAACTTCGGCTCAAAAACTGATCGATGCTGGTGCGGAAGTTCACCGTGGTGACCTGGAAGATCTGGACAGTTTGCGCAGTGGAGCGGCAGCTGCAGATGGCGTGATCCATGCGGGTTTTATCCACGATTTTACCCGCTTTGCGGAAGTTTGCAAGGTCGATCAAACCGCTATAGCAACCATTGGTGAAGTACTGGCCAGCGCTAACCGCCCCCTGATAGTTACTTCTGGTACGGCCCTGGTGAGTCCGGGTAAACTGGCCACCGAAGATACCCGCTCCCCTTATAATCCGGCATGGCCAAGGGCTTCGGAACAGGCTGCCGATTCGGTAGCAAAGCTGGGCGTGCGTACAGCAGCCATCCGCTTATCGCCATCGGTACATGGCGAAGACGATAAACATGGATTTATCCCCATATTGGTTAACATCGCCAGAGAAAAAGGCATTTCAGCTTATATTGGGGATGGACTTAACCGATGGAATGCGGTACACCGTTTGGATGCCGCACGTTTATACCGTTTGGCTTTAGAAAACATCACCGCAGGCACTTGCTTTCATGCGGCTGCTGAGGAAGCCATTACCGTTAAAGCGATAGCCGGGGCCATAGGTAAACAACTTAATATTCCGGTGGTATCAATCACTCCAGAAGCAGCTGCAGAACATTTTGGCTGGTTCTCTCAAATGGCTGCAATCGACTGTCCGGCATCAAGCAAATGGACACAAGAGCAACTAAAGTGGCAACCAGCGCAGGCTACTTTACTTACTGATATTGAAAACGGCATTTATACTCAAAATAAACCATGA
- a CDS encoding cytidylyltransferase domain-containing protein, translating into MSNYSLTALLSIPEEAGFYFPNRHFEYISSKPLYQIMIEKLEAIGKIDKIIINTDSNMLKSYYSRSNKTKVIDVYRAEPQEVELELTSDRLTTELLKHAEGEHFLQLGPIFPFLKLETIERAIQMYDEYVVNAEDPRYDSVFSIRTLNRRYYDSDTDFIREDRPNTFVEDGILHIFNRTAFLANGNRKVGKKPYSCGIDEIENLAVDSEENHQLAVFISEHRNRFPRVFR; encoded by the coding sequence ATGAGCAATTATTCATTAACAGCACTCCTTTCCATCCCTGAAGAAGCTGGATTTTATTTTCCTAACAGACATTTTGAATACATTTCGAGTAAACCACTTTATCAGATCATGATCGAGAAACTCGAAGCAATTGGTAAAATTGATAAAATCATCATTAATACCGATTCAAACATGCTAAAAAGCTATTATTCGCGCTCAAACAAAACAAAAGTAATCGACGTTTACCGTGCCGAACCCCAGGAAGTAGAATTGGAACTAACTTCGGACAGGTTGACTACCGAATTACTTAAACATGCAGAAGGTGAGCATTTTCTGCAGCTTGGTCCAATTTTCCCTTTTCTGAAACTGGAAACAATCGAGCGGGCCATTCAGATGTATGATGAGTACGTGGTTAATGCTGAAGACCCTAGGTACGATTCTGTATTTTCGATAAGGACGCTGAACCGCAGGTATTACGACAGTGATACCGATTTTATACGTGAAGACCGACCTAATACTTTTGTGGAGGATGGCATATTGCATATTTTTAACCGAACTGCATTCCTGGCCAATGGTAACCGTAAGGTGGGTAAAAAGCCGTATTCATGCGGGATTGATGAAATCGAAAATTTAGCGGTTGATTCAGAAGAGAACCATCAGCTTGCAGTTTTCATCAGCGAGCATCGCAACCGCTTTCCGCGTGTATTCAGGTAG
- a CDS encoding helix-turn-helix transcriptional regulator, whose protein sequence is MSTHTDMKRLTRLSAILLQLQTRRLINANDLAEKFVVSVRTIYRDIRVLEQIGVPIASFEGKGYSLAEGYKIPPIMFTEQEANALITAQQLINLNKDSSLIDTYKEAVDKVKAVLNYSTKDKVELLSKRVAVSPASMEQPTSNSLATIQNALTSFSVLRIHYKAEGKNESSARLIEPFAFYYSMQQHWTLIAFCRLRNDFRMFRLDRIEAVYSTDLKFATHQLSLQEYLQEKEKNFTSPDKQLS, encoded by the coding sequence ATGAGCACCCACACCGATATGAAAAGGCTTACCCGCCTGAGCGCCATCCTATTGCAACTGCAAACCAGACGACTGATAAACGCTAACGATCTGGCAGAAAAGTTTGTGGTAAGTGTGCGCACCATTTACCGCGACATCAGGGTGCTGGAACAAATTGGCGTGCCCATCGCCAGTTTCGAAGGAAAAGGTTACTCACTGGCTGAAGGTTATAAAATTCCCCCGATAATGTTTACCGAACAGGAGGCCAATGCGCTGATCACCGCCCAGCAATTGATCAACTTGAATAAAGACAGTTCATTGATCGATACTTATAAGGAAGCGGTAGATAAGGTAAAAGCTGTGCTGAATTATAGCACCAAAGATAAAGTAGAACTGCTTTCTAAACGCGTTGCTGTGAGTCCTGCAAGTATGGAGCAGCCCACCAGCAATTCATTAGCCACTATCCAAAATGCACTCACCAGTTTTAGTGTATTGCGGATTCACTACAAGGCGGAAGGTAAAAATGAAAGTTCAGCAAGATTAATCGAACCTTTTGCGTTTTATTATAGCATGCAACAACACTGGACGCTGATTGCCTTTTGCCGGTTAAGAAATGATTTCAGGATGTTCCGTTTAGATAGGATAGAGGCAGTTTATTCTACCGACCTTAAATTTGCCACGCATCAGCTCAGTCTGCAGGAATATTTACAGGAAAAAGAAAAAAACTTTACAAGCCCTGACAAACAGTTGTCATAA
- a CDS encoding VOC family protein: MNLISTRIITAQVETLISFYEQLTGLTATRYTPDFAELKTPGATLAIGSTRTLQFFGGDGIAQPAQNRSMIIEFRVDDVQRRFEQLADSLKSTIVQEPTIMPWGNQSLLLRDPDGNLVNLFTPVTPEAIEKFAEK; this comes from the coding sequence ATGAATTTAATATCCACCCGCATCATTACCGCCCAGGTAGAAACACTCATCAGTTTTTATGAACAGTTAACAGGTTTAACGGCCACCAGGTACACGCCTGATTTTGCCGAATTAAAAACTCCGGGCGCAACTTTAGCCATTGGGAGTACACGGACTTTACAGTTTTTTGGCGGTGATGGTATTGCCCAACCTGCACAGAACCGTAGCATGATTATCGAATTCAGGGTTGACGATGTGCAGCGGCGTTTCGAACAATTAGCAGATTCCTTAAAAAGCACAATCGTGCAAGAACCCACTATTATGCCCTGGGGCAATCAATCTTTATTATTAAGAGATCCTGATGGCAACCTGGTGAACCTTTTTACTCCGGTAACGCCCGAAGCTATAGAGAAGTTTGCAGAGAAGTAA
- a CDS encoding carboxylesterase family protein, whose protein sequence is MHNKFRLILCLTALLTANFSFAQTQNSCMVKIDSARAAQTRAILNHLPADKFEKRTYRQGSRELPYRFLLPENDKQGTKYPLVIVLHNSTRIGNDNEKQLEPLSRIWIRDEIYKKYKCFVLAPQFSTRSSDYAVAENGLLSAKPSEEVYTVMKLITALQKEYAGIDPKRIYLVGYSMGASTAQNMLSIAPQQFAGMVSVAAVPDFSNVEALKNSNIWLIHGAKDTENPYSGSVALFAKLKKNKRVIFTTYPELDHNNIAIPLLLDEEIPKWLFKQHH, encoded by the coding sequence ATGCACAACAAGTTCCGACTCATCCTCTGCCTAACCGCTTTACTCACCGCAAATTTTTCTTTTGCCCAAACCCAAAACAGCTGTATGGTTAAAATCGACAGCGCAAGGGCTGCACAAACGAGGGCTATACTTAACCACCTCCCTGCAGATAAATTTGAAAAGCGGACATACAGGCAGGGAAGCAGGGAATTGCCCTACCGTTTTTTACTTCCTGAAAATGATAAACAAGGTACAAAATATCCATTGGTGATCGTGCTGCACAATTCTACACGTATCGGCAACGATAATGAAAAACAGCTCGAACCTTTATCACGAATATGGATAAGGGATGAAATTTATAAAAAATATAAATGTTTTGTTCTGGCGCCGCAATTCAGCACGCGCTCCTCTGATTATGCTGTGGCTGAAAATGGCCTGTTATCCGCAAAGCCATCTGAGGAAGTTTATACGGTGATGAAACTCATCACTGCGCTGCAGAAAGAATATGCCGGTATAGATCCCAAAAGAATTTACCTCGTTGGATATTCAATGGGCGCATCTACAGCACAAAATATGCTCAGCATTGCACCACAACAGTTTGCAGGTATGGTTTCGGTTGCAGCAGTTCCCGATTTTTCGAATGTAGAAGCTTTAAAAAACAGCAATATCTGGTTAATCCATGGCGCAAAAGATACAGAAAATCCGTACAGCGGAAGTGTGGCACTTTTTGCAAAACTCAAAAAAAATAAAAGGGTCATTTTCACTACCTATCCCGAACTGGATCATAATAATATAGCCATTCCGTTATTGCTAGATGAAGAAATCCCGAAATGGCTGTTCAAACAACACCATTAA
- a CDS encoding ABC transporter ATP-binding protein gives MARKQLNSGNAPGVELSKAKINRKSLGNVARLLTYLKPYRGKFIAALFFLFLSSLVGLAFPSFIGALIDTAQGKHSNSYLPGTIQGILMLAFIVLAVQAVVSYFRILWFVNVAERSLADIRRDTYFKLITLPMNFFSNRRVGELNSRISADLSQVQDTLTTTIAEMLRQFVLFVGGIVFMAIISKKLVFALLLILPVMIVFAVLFGRFIKKISRQAQDKMAESNSIVEETLSGISNVKAFVNEAFEATRYKNTIREVADIAIKGAKYRGMFVSFIVLCVFGSVLGVIGYGCILVSQQEITFGELLKFSLYAMFLGSSLGSFPELFANLQKAVGASERVLEILGEQGEPVSIAEKDNVVKQKIVGNLAFNHINFAYPSRPEVEVLNQVSFEAKAGQKIAIVGPSGSGKSTTAGLILQFYHPQSGEILFDGKPASAYSLTDIRNQIAIVPQDVMLFGGTILENIAYGKLTATKEEIIQAAKRANAHDFISTFPESYETVVGERGVKLSGGQRQRIAIARALLKNPSILILDEATSSLDSESERLVQEALEELMAGRTSIIIAHRLSTIREADRILVMEKGQIIESGTHQELMRSEQGLYRYLSGLQFEV, from the coding sequence ATGGCAAGAAAACAGTTAAACAGCGGAAATGCACCGGGCGTTGAATTATCAAAAGCAAAAATAAACAGGAAAAGTTTGGGCAATGTTGCCCGTTTGCTTACTTACCTAAAACCCTATCGCGGCAAATTCATTGCGGCGTTGTTTTTCCTCTTTTTATCGAGCTTGGTTGGACTGGCCTTCCCGTCTTTTATAGGCGCCTTAATCGATACTGCACAGGGTAAACACAGCAATAGTTACCTGCCGGGCACCATCCAGGGCATCTTAATGTTGGCCTTTATTGTATTGGCAGTACAGGCGGTGGTCTCTTATTTCAGAATCTTATGGTTTGTTAATGTAGCAGAACGTTCCCTGGCCGACATCAGGCGCGACACCTATTTCAAATTGATTACCTTGCCGATGAACTTCTTTTCGAACCGCAGGGTAGGTGAACTGAACAGCAGAATCTCTGCCGACCTGTCGCAGGTTCAGGATACGTTAACCACCACCATTGCAGAGATGTTGCGGCAGTTTGTATTGTTTGTGGGCGGGATTGTTTTTATGGCCATCATTTCAAAAAAACTGGTATTTGCCCTGCTTTTAATCTTACCCGTAATGATTGTGTTTGCGGTGTTATTTGGCCGCTTTATTAAAAAGATTTCGCGCCAGGCCCAGGATAAAATGGCCGAATCAAACAGTATCGTTGAAGAAACCTTATCAGGCATTTCGAATGTAAAAGCCTTTGTTAACGAAGCATTCGAAGCCACACGTTACAAGAATACCATCCGCGAAGTTGCCGATATTGCCATTAAAGGTGCGAAATACAGGGGCATGTTTGTTTCTTTTATTGTGCTCTGCGTTTTTGGAAGTGTACTGGGAGTAATCGGCTACGGCTGTATCCTGGTGAGTCAGCAGGAAATTACCTTTGGCGAATTGTTGAAATTTTCACTTTATGCCATGTTCCTCGGCAGTTCGCTGGGCAGTTTTCCCGAACTTTTTGCCAACCTGCAAAAGGCTGTTGGCGCCAGCGAAAGGGTGCTGGAGATATTGGGAGAGCAGGGAGAACCGGTATCGATAGCGGAAAAGGATAATGTGGTCAAACAAAAAATCGTGGGGAATCTCGCTTTCAACCACATCAATTTTGCCTATCCCTCAAGGCCGGAAGTAGAAGTATTAAACCAGGTATCTTTTGAGGCCAAAGCCGGACAAAAAATAGCGATAGTAGGTCCAAGTGGCTCGGGTAAATCGACCACTGCAGGACTGATACTGCAATTTTACCATCCGCAAAGTGGCGAAATATTGTTCGATGGCAAACCTGCCTCGGCTTATTCACTTACGGATATCCGGAATCAGATCGCGATTGTACCGCAGGATGTGATGTTATTTGGCGGAACGATATTGGAAAATATTGCTTATGGCAAGTTAACGGCCACCAAAGAAGAAATTATACAGGCCGCGAAACGGGCCAATGCACATGACTTTATCAGCACATTTCCTGAAAGCTACGAAACCGTGGTTGGTGAACGTGGAGTAAAACTATCAGGCGGGCAACGTCAGCGCATTGCCATTGCCCGGGCGCTGTTAAAAAACCCGTCTATATTAATTTTAGATGAAGCCACTTCTTCGCTCGATTCTGAATCGGAACGTTTGGTACAGGAAGCGCTTGAAGAATTAATGGCCGGTCGTACTTCTATCATCATTGCGCACCGTTTATCAACCATTCGTGAAGCAGACAGGATTCTGGTGATGGAAAAGGGACAGATTATTGAATCGGGTACCCATCAGGAACTGATGAGGAGTGAACAGGGATTGTACAGGTATTTGAGTGGTTTGCAGTTTGAGGTGTAG